One genomic segment of Arthrobacter sp. Marseille-P9274 includes these proteins:
- a CDS encoding O-methyltransferase, with amino-acid sequence MSADKQTSWSYTEGLPAEDEVLLRARERSRELGVASVSPGVAAALTVLAAGSKAHTVVEVGSGAGVSGVCLLRGLPANAVLTTIDSDVDHLRAARESYLEAGIPSNRTRTISGRAADVLPRLTDGAYDLVFIDADKPSYPLYLDQAARLLKSGGMLIINDALDRDRVSDPAIRDDTTNILRQVGKAVRENESFLSTILPTGDGLLLAVKR; translated from the coding sequence ATGAGCGCAGACAAGCAGACCAGCTGGTCCTACACGGAGGGATTGCCCGCCGAGGATGAGGTGCTGCTCCGCGCCCGCGAACGCTCCCGGGAGCTTGGAGTGGCTTCGGTCAGCCCGGGCGTTGCCGCCGCCTTGACCGTCCTCGCCGCCGGGTCAAAGGCACACACCGTCGTCGAGGTCGGCTCCGGCGCCGGCGTTTCCGGCGTCTGCCTGCTGCGAGGCTTGCCCGCCAACGCCGTCCTGACGACGATCGATTCGGACGTGGACCACCTGCGTGCCGCCCGGGAGTCATACCTGGAGGCTGGTATCCCCAGCAACCGCACGCGCACCATCTCGGGCCGGGCGGCAGACGTCCTCCCCCGGCTCACGGACGGCGCCTACGACTTGGTGTTCATCGACGCCGACAAGCCCTCGTACCCGCTTTACCTGGACCAGGCCGCCCGGCTGCTCAAGAGCGGCGGCATGCTCATCATCAACGACGCTTTGGACCGCGACCGGGTCTCGGATCCGGCCATCCGGGACGACACGACCAACATCCTGCGTCAGGTGGGCAAGGCGGTACGGGAGAACGAGTCCTTCCTCTCGACCATCCTCCCCACCGGCGACGGGCTCCTGCTGGCCGTCAAGCGGTGA
- the sigE gene encoding RNA polymerase sigma factor SigE, translating into MTKHRPVPQDAPAPAADWTAPTWEEVVVNHSAKVYRLAYRLTGNKHDAEDLTQEVFVRVFRSLENFKPGTLDGWLHRITTNLFLDQARRKSRIRFDGLSEDAEAKIPGKDPGPERSFEFNNLDIDVQAALEELPPDFRAAVVLCDLEGLSYDEVSEALGVKLGTVRSRIHRGRTMLREKLAHRDPAAKRVSRLKLPRVAGVL; encoded by the coding sequence ATGACCAAGCACCGACCGGTCCCTCAGGACGCGCCTGCCCCGGCGGCGGACTGGACGGCCCCGACGTGGGAAGAAGTCGTGGTCAACCACTCGGCCAAGGTCTACCGGCTCGCATATCGCCTCACCGGAAACAAGCACGACGCCGAGGACCTCACCCAGGAAGTGTTCGTACGGGTGTTTCGTTCCCTGGAGAACTTCAAGCCTGGCACGCTGGATGGCTGGCTGCACCGCATCACGACGAACCTTTTCCTCGACCAGGCCCGCCGCAAGAGCAGGATCCGCTTCGACGGCCTGTCCGAGGACGCCGAGGCCAAGATCCCCGGGAAGGATCCCGGCCCGGAGCGGAGCTTCGAGTTCAACAACTTGGACATCGATGTCCAGGCTGCCCTGGAAGAACTGCCGCCGGACTTCCGTGCCGCCGTGGTCCTTTGCGACCTGGAGGGTCTCTCCTACGACGAAGTGTCCGAGGCGCTCGGCGTCAAGCTCGGCACGGTCCGGTCCCGCATCCACCGGGGGCGCACCATGCTGCGCGAGAAGCTGGCGCACCGGGATCCGGCGGCCAAGCGGGTCTCCCGGCTGAAGCTGCCGCGAGTAGCAGGAGTGCTCTGA